In a single window of the Gemmatimonadota bacterium genome:
- a CDS encoding sugar phosphate isomerase/epimerase produces MKIGYGTYAMQTENIFDALPRLRDIGYEALEINTGDDWPTAPHKLDTPSRETLATTIQDLGFESPVTMALMPICTQGNDRPAILEKFDNACILASDLAFGDAPGIIVSTLGGLHGTWDEVKHTYCDQLIELGDRAAKHNVILATEPHAGHPLDTPQKVDWLMRQTNHDNVKVNFDMSHFYVDGIDLQPSVDLCAPYTVSTHIKDGHRVNGQVRYLLPGEGDFDLVTYFKAVAAAGITAPITVEVTAQIWRQPDYDPWPVAEQCFRALNNARKEAGVA; encoded by the coding sequence GTGAAAATCGGATACGGCACTTATGCAATGCAAACGGAAAACATCTTCGACGCACTCCCGCGCCTGCGAGATATAGGTTACGAAGCCCTCGAAATCAACACGGGGGACGACTGGCCCACCGCCCCGCACAAACTCGACACTCCTTCCCGCGAAACACTCGCCACAACCATCCAGGACCTCGGCTTTGAATCCCCCGTCACAATGGCCCTGATGCCCATCTGCACACAGGGCAATGACCGCCCCGCCATCCTCGAAAAATTTGACAACGCCTGTATCCTCGCCAGCGACCTCGCCTTCGGAGACGCCCCTGGTATCATCGTCAGCACACTCGGCGGACTTCACGGCACCTGGGACGAAGTCAAACACACCTATTGCGATCAACTCATCGAATTGGGCGACCGCGCCGCCAAACACAACGTCATCCTCGCAACCGAACCCCATGCGGGCCACCCGCTCGACACACCCCAAAAAGTCGATTGGCTCATGCGGCAAACCAACCACGACAACGTCAAAGTCAATTTCGACATGAGCCACTTTTACGTTGACGGTATCGACCTCCAGCCGAGCGTTGACCTGTGCGCCCCCTACACCGTCTCCACCCACATCAAAGACGGCCATCGCGTCAACGGACAGGTGCGCTACCTTCTGCCTGGTGAAGGCGACTTCGACCTCGTCACCTACTTCAAAGCCGTCGCAGCCGCAGGCATCACCGCCCCAATCACCGTCGAAGTCACCGCACAAATCTGGAGACAACCCGACTACGACCCCTGGCCCGTCGCCGAACAATGCTTCAGAGCGCTCAATAACGCGCGAAAAGAAGCGGGTGTTGCATAG